The nucleotide window ATCATGTGGAAATacactttttttttatataactaACGAATTAAAATTTAGTCCAAATTTATTAGGAAAAATGGCTATGTTCCAATCATTAGCTAGTTTCATATctattatatcatatatgcttttttttactaaaataaatatcagaaaattattattatactctacaattattattactcCTTTTTGTTTATTACCATTAATAGTTATCaagaaattaaataattttttatttatagaaaattctttattttttattacagACACAGTACTTATCGAATTTATAGCAGAATTTCAAACCATGCCTATTCTAGTATTATGTTCAAGATTAATACCTGAAGGTTTTGAATCTAcaatatattctttattattatcatctaATAATTTTGCATCTTTAATTAGTTCCTTCCTTTCATCtatattaacatattcATTGAATATCACATCAAcaaattttaaaaatttaccttatatgataattatatgttgCCTTACAAATCTAATCCCAATTTTcttcttatatatattaccaGATACTTccgaaaaaaaaaataatttacaaCATTATAATTCACTTACtcaaaataattattcatatcCATCCACTGATTATTTATCATCTCAAAAATCAGATTCGTCCGAAATAACTAAATTTTCTGCAGACATGTTAATTGATGACATAGCCGTGGAATGATAGCAAGATCacacaaataaataaaataaaataaaataaaataaaaatgaaaataataaataataaataaatatatcaacATATAAAcgtattaatatattccATTATAACCTTACTAAATTTAGGATCCTACacataaattatataatgatataattacattttcaattttttttttagtttACACACACgttgtattttttattatttattttattttattattatttttaattggtctcatatatttgatatatttgatatatttttaatttgttat belongs to Plasmodium gaboni strain SY75 chromosome Unknown, whole genome shotgun sequence and includes:
- a CDS encoding folate transporter 1; the encoded protein is KRNYKKSSIKEQIKCIYGIIKISYIKNFIIFIFIMMSTPSCGNTLFFYITNELKFSPNLLGKMAMFQSLASFISIISYMLFFTKINIRKLLLYSTIIITPFCLLPLIVIKKLNNFLFIENSLFFITDTVLIEFIAEFQTMPILVLCSRLIPEGFESTIYSLLLSSNNFASLISSFLSSILTYSLNITSTNFKNLPYMIIICCLTNLIPIFFLYILPDTSEKKNNLQHYNSLTQNNYSYPSTDYLSSQKSDSSEITKFSADMLIDDIAVE